Proteins from a single region of Sulfurimonas hongkongensis:
- a CDS encoding efflux RND transporter periplasmic adaptor subunit, which produces MKTKTIGVILLPALLFFSACSEEKPTKVPKKIPSLSVNTITVKREAIPIWRDYTGTTKASSEQEIRARVAGVLKEIYFKDGQSVTKGQKLFLIEQDLYRATLDAAIAKKQQDEASLKLADADVARYAPLVKEGLAPRATLEQYQAQQAGLKAIIAGDIAEIKKAELELSYTTVLAPISGQVSSRRVDVGNLVGQGEATLLTTIMSVDPIYAYFSPSQNDVRMFEKYSKKEKPDAFIEIKGEHDTVRLDGFIDFSNNEVDSQTSTITMRATISNKDAKVLPGTFVYVNLFITDEYKFLMIPPEVIFADQLGSYIYVVDSDNRAKRVNIKTGYSSKYYVDVASGLKDGDRVIVSALVKIRDSMKVDPKDVTDRQGIKAVLKKNRLIPKE; this is translated from the coding sequence ATGAAAACAAAGACCATAGGCGTTATTTTACTCCCAGCTCTACTCTTCTTTAGTGCATGTTCTGAAGAAAAACCAACAAAAGTTCCAAAAAAAATCCCATCACTTAGCGTAAATACTATTACAGTAAAAAGAGAGGCTATTCCTATTTGGAGAGACTATACAGGCACAACAAAAGCCTCTTCAGAACAAGAGATTCGTGCTAGAGTTGCTGGAGTGTTAAAAGAGATCTACTTCAAAGATGGACAGAGTGTTACAAAGGGTCAAAAACTTTTTTTAATAGAACAAGATCTATATAGAGCTACTTTAGATGCGGCTATAGCTAAAAAACAACAAGATGAAGCTTCATTAAAGTTAGCAGATGCTGATGTTGCAAGATATGCACCGCTTGTAAAAGAAGGACTTGCTCCTCGTGCTACTCTTGAGCAGTACCAAGCACAACAAGCTGGACTAAAAGCTATCATTGCTGGGGATATTGCTGAGATAAAAAAAGCAGAACTAGAGCTTAGCTATACAACTGTCTTAGCCCCCATCAGTGGCCAAGTAAGTTCTAGAAGAGTGGATGTTGGAAACCTTGTAGGTCAAGGTGAGGCTACGCTTTTGACAACTATTATGAGTGTTGACCCTATTTACGCCTACTTCTCTCCATCTCAAAATGATGTAAGAATGTTTGAGAAGTATAGCAAAAAGGAAAAACCTGATGCTTTTATAGAGATCAAAGGTGAACATGACACTGTAAGGCTTGATGGCTTTATAGATTTCTCAAATAACGAGGTGGATTCACAAACTTCTACTATAACTATGAGAGCGACCATTTCAAACAAAGATGCAAAGGTTTTACCCGGTACCTTTGTATATGTAAATCTCTTTATAACTGATGAATATAAATTTTTAATGATTCCACCTGAGGTTATATTTGCTGATCAGCTTGGAAGTTATATCTACGTAGTTGACAGTGATAACAGAGCTAAAAGAGTAAACATAAAAACAGGATACTCATCAAAGTACTATGTAGATGTAGCGAGTGGATTAAAAGATGGAGATAGAGTTATAGTCTCTGCTCTTGTGAAGATAAGGGACTCTATGAAAGTAGACCCAAAAGACGTTACAGACAGACAGGGGATAAAGGCTGTTTTAAAGAAAAATAGACTTATCCCAAAAGAGTAG
- the hemL gene encoding glutamate-1-semialdehyde 2,1-aminomutase, which produces MGTQASSEAFKKAQGLIPGGVNSPVRAFSSVGGTPLFITKGEGAYLVDIDKNRYIDFVQSWGPLLFGHRDESIEEAVIEAVRNGLSFGAPTEAETDLAELVVSMFDSIDKVRFVSSGTEAVMSAIRLARGYTGRDDIVKFTGCYHGHSDSLLVQAGSGAATFGNPSSPGVPADFTKHTLLATYNDIKSVEKCFADSSDIACVIIEPIAGNMGLVPADKEFLIQLRELCDANGTLLIYDEVMSGFRASINGAESITGVKPDILTLGKVIGGGMPVGAFGARAEIMAKLSPDGPVYQAGTLSGNPVAMAAGLAALGKLKKNAAVMNTLNARGIRLVKGMKAAAAEFGIEMQIDTRGSMFGFFFNDKPVKNFADASNSDANLFATFHSKMLKEGYYFACSLFETGFISTAITDEMIEDAIKASKRVFKEIADAR; this is translated from the coding sequence ATGGGTACACAAGCATCATCAGAAGCTTTCAAAAAAGCACAAGGTCTTATTCCTGGTGGAGTGAATTCGCCAGTTAGAGCATTTTCAAGCGTTGGGGGCACACCTCTTTTTATCACAAAAGGCGAGGGCGCTTACTTAGTTGATATAGATAAAAATAGATATATTGACTTTGTTCAAAGTTGGGGTCCTTTGCTATTTGGTCATAGAGATGAAAGTATAGAAGAAGCTGTTATAGAGGCTGTAAGAAATGGTCTAAGTTTTGGTGCTCCAACTGAGGCTGAGACAGATTTGGCAGAACTTGTAGTTTCTATGTTTGACTCTATAGATAAGGTGAGATTTGTAAGTAGTGGAACTGAGGCTGTTATGAGTGCTATTCGTTTGGCTCGTGGATATACTGGTCGTGATGATATTGTAAAATTTACAGGCTGTTACCACGGACATAGCGATTCACTTCTAGTTCAAGCTGGAAGTGGAGCTGCTACTTTTGGAAACCCAAGTAGCCCAGGAGTTCCAGCAGACTTTACAAAACATACACTCTTAGCTACTTACAACGATATAAAAAGCGTTGAGAAATGCTTTGCTGATTCAAGCGATATAGCTTGTGTTATCATAGAACCAATAGCTGGAAATATGGGACTTGTCCCTGCCGATAAAGAGTTTTTGATCCAACTAAGAGAGCTTTGCGATGCAAATGGCACTCTGCTTATTTACGATGAAGTTATGAGTGGTTTTCGTGCATCTATAAATGGTGCAGAGTCCATCACAGGAGTAAAACCAGATATCTTAACTCTTGGTAAAGTCATCGGTGGCGGTATGCCAGTTGGTGCTTTTGGAGCAAGAGCAGAGATTATGGCAAAACTAAGCCCTGATGGTCCAGTCTATCAAGCAGGGACACTAAGTGGAAACCCAGTTGCTATGGCAGCAGGTTTGGCAGCTCTTGGCAAACTAAAGAAAAATGCAGCTGTTATGAATACTCTAAATGCAAGAGGAATAAGACTTGTCAAGGGTATGAAAGCAGCGGCAGCAGAATTTGGTATAGAGATGCAAATAGATACAAGAGGAAGTATGTTTGGCTTTTTCTTTAATGATAAACCAGTTAAAAATTTTGCAGATGCTAGCAACTCTGATGCTAATCTTTTTGCTACATTTCATTCTAAGATGCTAAAGGAGGGTTACTACTTTGCATGTTCACTCTTTGAGACAGGATTTATCTCAACTGCCATCACTGATGAGATGATTGAGGATGCTATTAAAGCGAGCAAAAGAGTTTTTAAAGAGATAGCAGATGCAAGATAA
- a CDS encoding energy transducer TonB family protein encodes MNRSSFALFVALLIHLLLLLIFWFLGTILSDVKKPQQKDEEKKIKISLKEMPKREKEIGEVEKKVEPEPMKAPPMPKGSQLKEIVKPPVKYEPKKPHTEPKLNPPPKPKVKPKPQPKPQPKIEPLPPTKPYIPLLAKEDKNTTKEPEKKEIKKPEDPLYALLAQDKSSKEAKVEEKKTYRGSSINQNIKELYGDEFGKLSEGQQKYILDNQEIMRRITQQVLTRVASVNLSRDLNVNRVNVIEFYLHPNGDMSDFRFLKKSGFYVLDDTTKETIEYAYARYPRPKEKILIRYNVFYNLAGY; translated from the coding sequence TTGAATAGATCTTCTTTTGCTCTCTTTGTAGCCTTGCTTATCCATCTACTACTCCTGCTTATATTTTGGTTTCTTGGAACTATACTTAGTGATGTTAAAAAACCACAGCAAAAAGATGAAGAAAAAAAGATAAAGATCTCTTTAAAAGAGATGCCAAAGAGAGAAAAAGAGATAGGTGAAGTTGAGAAAAAGGTAGAACCTGAACCTATGAAAGCTCCACCTATGCCAAAAGGCTCGCAACTCAAAGAGATAGTAAAGCCGCCAGTAAAATATGAACCAAAAAAACCACATACAGAGCCAAAACTTAACCCGCCACCAAAGCCAAAGGTTAAACCAAAGCCCCAGCCTAAACCTCAACCAAAAATAGAGCCACTGCCACCAACCAAGCCTTACATCCCTCTTCTAGCAAAAGAAGATAAAAACACTACAAAAGAACCAGAAAAAAAAGAGATTAAAAAACCAGAAGATCCACTCTATGCTTTGCTCGCACAAGACAAGTCATCAAAAGAGGCTAAGGTAGAGGAGAAAAAGACATATAGAGGAAGTAGTATCAACCAAAACATAAAAGAGCTTTATGGAGATGAGTTTGGTAAGTTAAGTGAAGGTCAACAAAAATATATACTAGATAACCAAGAGATAATGCGAAGAATAACACAGCAGGTTCTCACAAGAGTTGCTAGTGTTAATCTCTCAAGAGATTTAAATGTAAACAGAGTAAATGTGATAGAGTTTTATCTGCACCCAAATGGAGATATGAGCGACTTTAGATTTCTAAAAAAGAGTGGATTTTATGTACTAGATGACACTACAAAAGAGACTATAGAGTACGCTTATGCTCGTTACCCCAGACCAAAGGAGAAGATACTTATAAGGTACAATGTATTTTATAATTTAGCAGGATATTGA
- the rpoD gene encoding RNA polymerase sigma factor RpoD: MTAKELNKAIESYFADHKSKDCATYESLIELFDKQPTSAQAKNIHKLMVKHKKCLYTSSEHAKKLNDREADARRDAQRKMLLNNESDKFDILKEHELLEWSRSDSPVRMYLREMGQIPLLTKEEEIEISKKIEGGESIIIDAICSVPYLIRFILDYKEPLINRERRVKELFKSFEDEKEEADDGDAAEIDEEDEAKAVTAKDKSRVEKVTTSFKALEKAKKEWVKVSEKVPDDIDGEVTPEIVQYYLNVTFKKSVLKEKLLDLGPTSKLINELVKAMETALKSDDGYDKELKRLEYKLPLFNATLRANHKILVEKICSLTKEDIAGMVPEATMVSTYMEIKKLVQTKEASKNSFDMEPDKLLDILEQIKRGKNISEISKTKMAKSNLRLVVSIAKRYTNRGLPFLDLIQEGNIGLMKAVDKFEYKKGYKFSTYATWWIRQAISRAIADQARTIRIPIHMIETINRINKIMRKHLQEHGKEPDVEMISQEVGLSVEKVKNVIKITKEPISLEAPIGNEDDGRFGDFIEDKSSISPSDSILKDDLRVQIEGVLEQLNEREKAVIKLRFGIMDDESDRTLEEIGKELSVTRERVRQIESSAIKKLKHPKVGRKLKSYIEE; encoded by the coding sequence ATGACAGCAAAAGAACTCAACAAAGCCATAGAATCATACTTTGCAGACCACAAATCAAAGGATTGTGCAACTTATGAGTCTCTTATAGAACTTTTTGACAAACAACCAACTTCCGCTCAAGCTAAAAATATCCACAAACTGATGGTAAAACATAAAAAATGCTTATACACCTCAAGTGAACACGCTAAAAAGCTTAACGATAGAGAAGCAGATGCAAGACGAGATGCACAAAGAAAGATGCTTCTAAATAACGAATCAGATAAATTTGACATACTAAAAGAGCATGAACTCTTAGAGTGGTCTCGCTCGGACTCTCCTGTTCGTATGTATCTTCGTGAAATGGGTCAAATCCCACTGCTTACAAAAGAAGAAGAGATTGAAATCTCCAAAAAGATAGAAGGTGGAGAGAGCATTATTATAGATGCTATTTGCTCAGTTCCATATCTTATAAGATTTATCTTAGACTATAAAGAGCCTCTTATAAATCGTGAAAGACGAGTAAAAGAACTCTTTAAAAGCTTTGAAGATGAAAAAGAAGAGGCAGATGATGGTGATGCAGCTGAAATTGATGAAGAAGATGAAGCAAAAGCAGTCACTGCAAAAGATAAAAGCAGAGTTGAAAAAGTAACTACAAGCTTTAAAGCACTAGAAAAAGCTAAAAAAGAGTGGGTTAAAGTATCTGAAAAGGTTCCTGATGATATAGATGGAGAAGTAACTCCTGAGATAGTTCAGTACTACTTAAATGTTACTTTTAAAAAATCAGTTCTAAAAGAAAAACTACTAGACTTAGGGCCAACTTCTAAACTTATAAATGAGCTTGTAAAGGCTATGGAGACGGCACTTAAGAGTGATGATGGATATGATAAAGAGCTAAAAAGACTAGAGTATAAACTACCACTTTTTAACGCTACACTAAGGGCTAACCATAAAATCTTAGTAGAGAAAATCTGTAGCTTAACAAAAGAAGATATAGCTGGCATGGTTCCAGAAGCTACTATGGTTAGTACATATATGGAGATAAAAAAGCTAGTTCAAACAAAAGAGGCTTCAAAAAATAGTTTTGATATGGAACCAGATAAACTCTTAGATATCTTAGAACAGATTAAACGAGGTAAAAATATCTCTGAAATCTCTAAAACAAAGATGGCAAAGTCAAATCTTAGACTTGTTGTTTCTATCGCAAAGAGATATACAAACCGTGGGCTTCCATTTTTAGACCTTATTCAAGAGGGGAATATCGGGCTTATGAAAGCTGTCGATAAGTTTGAGTACAAAAAAGGTTACAAGTTCTCAACTTATGCTACTTGGTGGATTCGTCAAGCGATAAGCCGTGCCATAGCTGATCAAGCAAGAACTATCCGCATCCCTATTCATATGATAGAGACCATAAACCGTATCAACAAAATCATGCGTAAACATCTTCAAGAGCATGGAAAAGAGCCAGATGTTGAGATGATCTCTCAAGAGGTTGGACTCTCAGTTGAAAAGGTTAAGAATGTTATCAAAATTACAAAAGAGCCTATTTCACTAGAAGCGCCAATTGGAAATGAAGATGATGGAAGATTTGGTGACTTTATAGAAGACAAGTCTTCTATTTCGCCATCAGACTCTATACTAAAAGATGATCTTAGAGTACAGATAGAAGGTGTTTTAGAGCAGTTAAATGAGAGAGAAAAAGCTGTTATAAAACTTCGCTTTGGCATCATGGATGATGAGAGTGATAGAACACTAGAAGAGATAGGAAAAGAGTTAAGTGTAACTCGTGAGAGAGTTCGCCAAATCGAATCAAGTGCTATTAAAAAGCTAAAGCATCCTAAAGTAGGAAGAAAGCTAAAAAGTTACATAGAAGAGTAA
- a CDS encoding flagellar hook-basal body protein translates to MQSGYYSSAAGMVTQFNRLDTIANNLANVNTIGFKEDNLVVGDFSRLYKEARDELPNENHSKEGAQFLNRAMTKAPQVVDEYTDFTVGNTQRTDNDMDFALTKEGLFFLVKTPQGIRLTRDGSFTKDDEGRLVTKSGYEVLPEDYFESGQNIIFNDDENIIKVDKNGQMYTNIPNTANLAVGSQLFIAQPENMAFLKKEGDNLYRYEGNRDLKHLGDTQAVAQGFVEKSNVNAVKMMTQMIETNRLVGMYQKAMDAQMNDMNTEAINKLAKKA, encoded by the coding sequence ATGCAAAGTGGATACTATAGTTCAGCAGCTGGAATGGTTACTCAGTTTAACAGACTAGATACCATCGCAAACAACCTTGCAAATGTAAACACTATAGGTTTTAAGGAAGATAACCTAGTAGTTGGTGACTTTTCTCGCCTTTACAAAGAAGCAAGAGATGAGTTACCAAATGAAAACCACTCAAAAGAAGGTGCTCAGTTTTTAAATCGTGCCATGACAAAAGCACCACAAGTAGTAGATGAGTATACAGACTTTACTGTAGGAAACACTCAAAGAACTGACAATGATATGGATTTTGCTCTTACAAAAGAGGGACTTTTCTTTTTGGTAAAAACTCCTCAAGGCATTAGACTCACTAGAGACGGTTCATTTACAAAAGATGATGAGGGAAGACTAGTTACTAAGAGTGGTTATGAAGTTTTGCCAGAGGATTATTTTGAATCTGGTCAAAACATAATTTTTAATGATGATGAAAATATTATAAAAGTTGATAAAAATGGGCAGATGTACACAAACATCCCAAATACTGCAAACTTAGCAGTAGGTTCACAACTCTTTATAGCTCAACCTGAAAATATGGCTTTTTTGAAAAAAGAGGGTGATAACCTTTACAGATATGAGGGAAATAGAGACCTAAAACATTTAGGAGATACCCAAGCAGTTGCACAAGGCTTTGTTGAGAAGAGTAATGTAAATGCGGTTAAGATGATGACACAGATGATAGAGACAAATCGCTTAGTTGGAATGTACCAAAAAGCTATGGATGCACAAATGAACGACATGAACACTGAAGCAATAAATAAACTAGCTAAGAAAGCTTAA
- a CDS encoding AtpZ/AtpI family protein, giving the protein MQDKQKEEKQEEEKPRIKPIIEAADSLSLGISMVVAVAMGVGIGYLLRSLTSVAWLFWVGVAIGIAGALLNVYKAYAKQYKVFDDLSKEPRYAIKKKLQDDDEDDEDYGEKKY; this is encoded by the coding sequence ATGCAAGATAAGCAAAAAGAAGAGAAACAAGAAGAGGAAAAACCAAGGATTAAGCCCATCATAGAAGCAGCTGATAGCCTCTCTCTTGGTATCTCTATGGTTGTAGCTGTTGCTATGGGTGTTGGGATTGGTTATCTGCTTAGAAGTTTGACCTCTGTAGCTTGGCTTTTTTGGGTTGGCGTAGCCATAGGAATTGCAGGTGCTCTCTTAAATGTTTATAAAGCTTACGCAAAACAGTACAAAGTTTTTGATGATCTCTCTAAAGAACCTAGATATGCCATAAAAAAGAAGCTTCAAGATGATGACGAAGATGACGAGGATTATGGTGAAAAGAAGTATTAG